The DNA region GCAGCCCGGACCATGGATCAACTCGACCTCGTCCGGCAGGAGTTGGTCGATGCCATGCCGGATGATGCTGTGCGTCTGGCCGCCGCACACCTCCATCAGCGCCCAGGGCCGGGTGACCGTCGCCCTGATGTCCGCGAGCAGGCCCTCGGCCAGCTCGGGGTTGCGGAACTCCTCCAGGTACTTCACCGCTCGACCTCCTCAGCCACTCCCGCCGCCCCGGCGGCCTCCCACGGGTCGCCGAACTCCTCCTGCAGCAGCCCGAGTTCCTCGAACAGCCGCAGGGTCCGCCGGGCCGACTCCTCGTCCAGCCGCTGCAACGCGAAGCCCACGTGGACGATCGCGTACTCCCCCACCTCCAAGTCCGGCAGGTACTCCAGGCAGACGTCCTTGACGACCCCGCCG from Kitasatospora cathayae includes:
- a CDS encoding HypC/HybG/HupF family hydrogenase formation chaperone; this encodes MCLAVPGRVTEIGERDGTRMAVMDFGGVVKDVCLEYLPDLEVGEYAIVHVGFALQRLDEESARRTLRLFEELGLLQEEFGDPWEAAGAAGVAEEVER